The following coding sequences lie in one Mucilaginibacter sp. KACC 22773 genomic window:
- a CDS encoding GNAT family N-acetyltransferase, producing MQIEQIRPELTWRLRQTVLYPQQKLYEMEMEEDQDGLHFAAFKDNAIIGVVSLFQRGEDFQFRKFAVDESQQNMGIGSAMLRHITDFAVRNGGIRIWCNARISAINFYLKADFKQTGQIFSKNGFDYEILEKLI from the coding sequence ATGCAAATAGAACAAATACGCCCTGAATTAACCTGGCGGCTGCGCCAAACAGTTTTATATCCGCAGCAAAAGCTTTATGAAATGGAAATGGAGGAGGACCAGGATGGCCTTCATTTTGCGGCTTTTAAAGATAATGCGATAATAGGCGTAGTTTCCTTGTTTCAGCGCGGCGAAGATTTTCAGTTCAGAAAGTTTGCCGTTGATGAATCGCAGCAAAATATGGGAATCGGGAGCGCAATGCTCAGACATATAACCGATTTTGCTGTGCGCAATGGCGGCATACGCATATGGTGTAACGCGCGTATATCGGCTATAAACTTTTATTTGAAGGCTGACTTTAAGCAAACCGGGCAAATTTTTTCAAAGAATGGGTTCGATTATGAAATATTGGAGAAGTTAATCTGA
- a CDS encoding nucleotidyltransferase family protein: protein MKPTLLILAAGMASRYGSMKQVDGFGPNGETIIDYSIYDAIKAGFGKVSFIIREEFADNFKAIFEPKLKGRIETDYVFQSFDLKPFGIDKEIERAKPWGTAHAVLAARNQVNEPFCVINADDFYGYDSFEKMAKFLTTEVTDDTYSLIGYQIDRTLSDYGSVSRGVCKVDDAGNMVEINERTEVYFKEDGSVAYKDATGEHALSNDTRVSMNFWGFTPAVFKQSEEMFREFVAANENNPKSEFFIPLVADKLIKENIASFKVIPTGSKWFGVTYKEDKPIVQKSISELVANGTYPATLWD, encoded by the coding sequence ATGAAACCCACACTACTTATTTTGGCCGCCGGGATGGCCAGCCGTTACGGCAGTATGAAACAGGTTGACGGCTTTGGCCCCAACGGAGAAACCATAATCGATTATTCAATATATGATGCTATAAAAGCAGGTTTTGGTAAGGTAAGTTTTATCATCCGCGAAGAATTTGCAGATAATTTTAAGGCTATTTTTGAGCCCAAACTAAAAGGCCGTATTGAAACTGATTACGTTTTTCAAAGCTTCGACCTGAAACCATTTGGCATTGATAAAGAAATTGAACGCGCAAAACCCTGGGGCACTGCCCACGCAGTACTTGCAGCGCGCAACCAGGTAAATGAGCCTTTTTGTGTGATTAATGCCGACGACTTTTATGGTTACGATTCGTTTGAAAAAATGGCCAAATTTTTAACTACCGAAGTTACCGATGATACTTATTCATTAATAGGTTACCAGATTGACAGGACATTGTCTGACTACGGATCCGTATCGCGCGGTGTTTGTAAAGTTGATGATGCCGGTAACATGGTCGAGATTAATGAGCGTACCGAAGTTTACTTTAAAGAAGACGGCAGTGTAGCTTACAAAGATGCTACAGGCGAACACGCCTTAAGCAATGATACCCGTGTATCTATGAATTTCTGGGGCTTTACACCCGCTGTTTTCAAACAAAGCGAAGAAATGTTCAGAGAGTTTGTTGCGGCTAATGAAAACAATCCAAAATCAGAGTTTTTTATCCCGCTGGTGGCCGATAAGCTGATCAAAGAAAATATAGCATCATTTAAAGTTATCCCAACCGGCTCAAAATGGTTTGGTGTTACTTATAAAGAAGATAAGCCTATTGTACAAAAAAGCATTTCAGAACTGGTTGCCAATGGCACCTACCCGGCTACACTTTGGGATTAA
- a CDS encoding DUF6340 family protein, with product MKRFAPLFILIIVFLTSCSVPQYVTVPVNYGPKMGFSRDSTIIVVANRYRPDSVKIRDYRRISVLKKMAVVSLQTAANQLKYLKGVHIINLVDSINYTVNTDSVKFLAAAHKANYVLVLNDIGAGIYPETVYYNGIPSNYYTTKIKTSLALFESNGIYSKKLAGMAEVPQDETYSGGFGSLFNKPSYRSSIPAMTAATRDATLDALKDYLPFSISNERPLYADGGALESSVTQIKAGKFDVAFKILNPLIDGADTKLASKAAYNLAVVYEAQGDIDEALKTAKLSNEKHPNDYAKAIIVDLMKE from the coding sequence GTGAAACGCTTTGCGCCCCTTTTTATCCTGATTATCGTTTTTTTGACATCCTGTAGCGTGCCTCAATACGTTACTGTACCGGTTAATTATGGTCCTAAAATGGGCTTTAGCCGCGACAGTACTATCATTGTAGTGGCAAACCGTTACCGGCCGGATTCTGTGAAGATCAGGGATTACAGAAGAATAAGCGTTTTGAAAAAGATGGCAGTTGTATCACTTCAAACTGCCGCCAACCAGTTAAAATATTTAAAAGGTGTACACATCATCAACCTTGTCGATTCGATAAACTACACCGTAAATACCGACTCGGTTAAATTTTTGGCCGCTGCACACAAAGCCAACTATGTATTGGTGTTAAATGACATCGGCGCGGGTATTTATCCCGAAACGGTTTATTACAATGGCATTCCATCTAACTATTATACTACAAAAATAAAGACCAGCCTCGCGCTATTTGAAAGTAACGGAATTTATTCAAAAAAGCTGGCAGGGATGGCCGAAGTGCCCCAGGATGAAACATATTCAGGTGGTTTTGGGTCTTTATTTAATAAGCCATCCTACAGAAGCAGTATTCCTGCGATGACAGCAGCCACACGTGATGCTACCCTGGATGCCTTAAAAGATTATTTGCCTTTTTCAATATCAAACGAACGTCCCTTGTACGCCGACGGCGGCGCACTTGAATCGTCGGTAACGCAAATTAAGGCCGGCAAATTTGATGTGGCTTTTAAAATATTAAACCCATTGATAGATGGTGCTGATACCAAACTTGCCAGTAAAGCGGCGTATAACCTGGCAGTAGTTTATGAGGCCCAGGGCGATATTGATGAGGCGCTTAAAACCGCCAAACTATCTAACGAAAAACACCCCAACGATTACGCAAAAGCGATAATTGTGGATTTGATGAAGGAGTAG
- a CDS encoding carbonic anhydrase, translating into MALIENKKNDKPVIDTTNIQLAQADSYKALIRGNAEWVDKKLKEDSNFFTNLAKGQHPQVLWIGCSDSRVPANEVTGTKAGEVFVHRNIANVCVHSDMNMLSVLDYAVNVLKVKHVIVAGHYGCGGVAAAMSNKQFGLIDNWLRHIKDVYRLHSHELDRITDETQKQNRLVELNVSEQVYNLCKTSIIQNAWMERHDLEVHGWVIDLGTGLVKDIKVSSSSPHNLGYVYELDSVEAVASH; encoded by the coding sequence ATGGCACTTATAGAAAATAAAAAAAACGATAAACCGGTAATTGATACCACCAACATACAACTGGCCCAGGCCGATAGCTACAAAGCCCTTATCCGCGGCAATGCCGAGTGGGTTGATAAAAAGTTAAAAGAAGACAGCAACTTTTTTACTAACCTGGCTAAAGGCCAGCATCCGCAGGTTTTATGGATAGGCTGCTCCGACAGCCGTGTACCTGCCAACGAGGTTACAGGCACCAAAGCGGGCGAGGTATTTGTGCATCGGAATATTGCGAATGTATGCGTACACTCGGATATGAATATGCTAAGCGTGCTGGATTATGCCGTTAACGTGCTTAAAGTAAAGCATGTGATAGTTGCCGGTCATTACGGCTGCGGCGGCGTTGCCGCGGCAATGAGCAATAAGCAGTTTGGCTTAATTGATAATTGGTTGCGCCATATTAAAGATGTGTACCGCCTGCACAGTCATGAGCTTGACCGTATTACCGACGAAACCCAAAAGCAAAACCGGTTGGTGGAGCTGAATGTAAGTGAGCAGGTGTATAACCTGTGCAAAACATCCATTATCCAAAATGCCTGGATGGAGCGCCACGACCTGGAAGTACACGGTTGGGTAATAGATTTAGGTACCGGTTTGGTGAAGGATATTAAAGTGAGCAGCAGCAGTCCGCATAATTTAGGTTATGTGT
- a CDS encoding acyl-CoA carboxylase subunit beta — translation MNKKLGVLRQKRQKAFEGGGAVRIESQHKKGKLTARERLHFLMDEGSFQEIGMLVSHRSTDFGMEKEKYPGDGVVTGYGTINGRLVYVFSQDFTVFGGSLSETHAEKIVKIMDLAIKNGAPVVGLNDSGGARIQEGVVSLGGYADIFYKNTMASGVVPQISAIMGPCAGGAVYSPAITDFILMVEHTSYMFVTGPNVVKTVTHEIVTSEELGGATTHATKSGVTHFACTNEIEAIQNIKKLLSYMPQNCEDRAPALPYDIGNELRPELDTLLPEIASTPYDIREIIDHVIDTGSFLEIHKDFAENIVVGFARLAGRSIGIVANQPVFLAGVLDINSSTKAARFVRFCDSFNIPLLVFEDVPGFLPGTDQEWNAIITNGAKLLYAFCEATVPRVTVITRKAYGGAYDVMNSKHIGADMNYAWPSAEIAVMGAKGAAEIIFKREISTAEDKEAKWKEKEQLYSDTFANPYRAAERGFIDEVIEPAETRLKLIHAFKMLENKVVNNPRKKHGNMPL, via the coding sequence GTGAATAAAAAGCTCGGAGTATTAAGACAAAAACGCCAGAAGGCATTTGAAGGCGGTGGTGCGGTACGTATTGAAAGTCAGCATAAAAAAGGGAAATTAACAGCACGTGAGCGGCTCCATTTTTTAATGGACGAAGGCTCGTTCCAGGAGATTGGCATGCTGGTTTCTCATCGTTCCACAGATTTTGGGATGGAGAAAGAAAAATATCCCGGCGATGGTGTTGTAACCGGTTATGGCACTATTAACGGGCGATTGGTTTATGTTTTTTCGCAGGATTTTACCGTTTTTGGCGGCTCATTGTCAGAAACACATGCCGAAAAGATTGTGAAGATCATGGACCTGGCCATAAAAAACGGCGCACCGGTTGTAGGCCTTAATGATTCTGGCGGTGCCCGCATCCAGGAAGGGGTTGTATCCTTAGGTGGCTATGCCGATATATTTTATAAAAACACCATGGCATCGGGTGTGGTGCCTCAAATTTCGGCAATTATGGGCCCTTGTGCCGGAGGTGCGGTATACTCCCCGGCCATTACTGATTTTATTTTAATGGTTGAGCATACCTCATACATGTTTGTAACCGGGCCGAATGTGGTTAAGACGGTTACCCATGAAATTGTAACATCCGAAGAACTGGGCGGTGCAACAACCCATGCCACCAAATCGGGCGTTACCCATTTTGCCTGCACAAACGAGATTGAGGCTATCCAAAACATCAAAAAACTGCTAAGCTATATGCCACAGAATTGCGAGGACAGGGCCCCTGCCCTGCCTTATGATATTGGCAACGAGCTTCGCCCCGAATTAGATACACTTTTGCCCGAAATAGCATCAACTCCTTATGATATCCGCGAGATTATTGATCATGTGATAGATACAGGCTCGTTTCTGGAGATCCATAAAGATTTTGCCGAAAATATTGTTGTTGGCTTTGCCCGCCTTGCCGGCCGCAGCATAGGCATCGTGGCCAACCAGCCCGTATTTTTGGCCGGAGTACTGGACATTAACAGTTCCACTAAAGCTGCCCGCTTTGTGCGCTTTTGCGATAGCTTCAATATACCTTTGCTGGTATTTGAAGATGTGCCCGGCTTTTTACCGGGTACCGACCAGGAATGGAATGCCATTATCACCAACGGCGCCAAACTGCTTTACGCCTTTTGCGAGGCTACCGTTCCGCGTGTTACTGTAATTACCCGCAAAGCCTATGGTGGCGCTTACGATGTGATGAACTCTAAACACATTGGTGCCGATATGAACTATGCATGGCCATCGGCCGAGATTGCTGTGATGGGGGCCAAAGGCGCTGCCGAAATTATTTTTAAGCGGGAAATCAGCACAGCCGAAGACAAGGAAGCCAAATGGAAAGAAAAGGAGCAACTATACTCCGACACCTTTGCCAACCCATACCGCGCCGCCGAACGCGGATTTATTGATGAGGTAATTGAACCCGCCGAAACCCGCCTTAAACTCATCCATGCCTTTAAAATGCTGGAAAATAAAGTGGTAAACAACCCGAGGAAAAAGCATGGGAATATGCCGTTGTGA
- a CDS encoding 4-fold beta flower protein, whose product MRYLIILAITAAWLNFNGAVNHLQPPHTRGGAISSVGISNIKFSGDETAVYNRVGVVIGWIKDAIVFNYEGNKALAFIDKQDVFSFAYGNAYLGQFHNGFFRDKTGNAVAWVRGASGGPITLPPLDRVAPIFMPVIKPITPIVTTITPIETLSWSNQNWDDFLGR is encoded by the coding sequence ATGCGCTACCTCATCATCCTTGCTATAACTGCCGCCTGGCTTAATTTTAATGGTGCAGTTAATCACTTACAACCACCGCATACACGTGGCGGCGCCATTTCAAGCGTTGGGATATCAAATATTAAGTTTTCGGGCGACGAAACTGCTGTTTACAACCGGGTCGGAGTTGTGATAGGATGGATAAAAGACGCCATTGTATTCAATTACGAGGGTAACAAAGCCTTAGCTTTTATAGACAAACAGGATGTTTTTTCATTTGCATATGGCAATGCTTACTTAGGGCAGTTTCATAATGGCTTTTTTCGCGATAAAACAGGGAATGCTGTTGCCTGGGTACGTGGCGCATCGGGCGGGCCCATCACACTGCCTCCATTAGATAGGGTAGCACCAATTTTTATGCCGGTGATAAAACCCATAACACCAATAGTAACTACTATTACCCCGATTGAAACGCTTTCATGGTCAAACCAGAACTGGGACGATTTTTTGGGCCGGTAA
- a CDS encoding SulP family inorganic anion transporter: MSIKQGGFAMGNLNLKKYFLPKNLKRDLPASLVVFLVALPLCLGIALASGAPLFAGVLTGIIGGVVVGSLSGSQLSVAGPAAGLTVIVLNAITSLGAYETFLLALVLAGIFQILLGILKAGTIANYFPSAVIEGMLAAIGIILIMKQFPHAVGYDADFEGDEGFNQADEHNSFSGVLGALSKINYGAVIISIVSLALMIYWPKFKKMAMVPAPLLVVLAGIALSLAFKNTGLALLDKQFVHIPIVNSSTEFFALFKTADFSSIGNKQVWITAFTIAVVASLETLLSLEAVDKIDPIKRISPTNRELVAQGIGNITSGLLGGLPMTAVIVRSSANVNSGARTKTSAVVHGLLLLISLLFIPVLINLIPLSCLAAILLMTGYKLARIALFKHMWHQGLSQFIPFVVTIVAVVLTDLLIGVGIGMLVGIFYILRTNLRNPYFYQITKNGDKKVIRIKLAEEVSFLNKAAIQITLTSLPSGTDVIIDGSNSRYIDPDVLEIIHNYKHNAYTKGIVVQLLEIKDKYDVPPLKELMYNPN; this comes from the coding sequence ATGTCAATTAAGCAAGGTGGATTTGCCATGGGCAATCTTAACCTAAAAAAATACTTTTTGCCCAAAAACTTAAAACGCGATCTTCCGGCCAGTCTGGTTGTATTCCTGGTAGCCTTACCCTTATGTCTTGGTATAGCTTTAGCATCGGGCGCACCATTATTTGCCGGTGTGCTTACCGGTATCATTGGCGGTGTGGTTGTAGGCTCGTTGAGCGGTTCGCAACTCAGCGTGGCCGGCCCTGCGGCGGGTTTAACCGTTATTGTATTAAACGCTATAACCAGCCTTGGTGCATATGAGACATTTTTGTTGGCGCTTGTACTGGCTGGCATTTTCCAGATTTTGCTGGGTATTTTAAAGGCAGGAACTATAGCCAACTACTTTCCGTCGGCGGTGATTGAAGGCATGCTGGCCGCTATCGGCATCATCCTGATCATGAAGCAGTTTCCGCACGCGGTGGGCTACGATGCCGATTTTGAAGGTGATGAAGGCTTTAACCAGGCCGATGAACACAATAGTTTTTCGGGTGTGCTGGGCGCGTTGAGTAAAATTAACTACGGGGCAGTAATTATCAGCATAGTTTCATTGGCTTTGATGATATATTGGCCAAAATTCAAAAAAATGGCTATGGTGCCCGCGCCTTTGCTGGTTGTATTGGCGGGCATTGCCTTAAGCCTGGCATTTAAAAATACAGGTTTGGCACTGCTTGACAAGCAATTTGTACACATACCTATTGTAAACAGCAGTACCGAGTTTTTTGCCCTTTTTAAAACGGCAGATTTTAGCAGCATTGGTAACAAGCAGGTTTGGATAACCGCCTTTACAATTGCCGTGGTTGCCAGCCTTGAAACTTTGCTTAGCTTGGAAGCCGTTGATAAGATAGACCCGATTAAACGCATTTCGCCAACTAACCGCGAGCTTGTAGCCCAGGGTATAGGTAACATTACCAGCGGCCTTTTAGGCGGTTTGCCTATGACAGCTGTTATCGTTCGGTCGTCTGCCAACGTTAATTCGGGCGCGCGTACCAAAACCAGCGCCGTAGTTCACGGCTTACTTTTATTAATATCGCTGTTGTTTATCCCGGTATTAATCAATTTAATCCCTTTATCCTGTTTGGCTGCTATCCTGCTCATGACAGGGTATAAGCTGGCGCGTATTGCCCTGTTTAAACACATGTGGCACCAGGGGCTAAGTCAGTTTATTCCGTTTGTGGTAACCATTGTGGCCGTTGTTTTAACCGACCTGTTGATAGGTGTTGGCATTGGCATGCTTGTAGGTATCTTTTACATACTGCGCACCAATTTACGCAACCCGTATTTTTACCAGATTACTAAAAACGGCGATAAAAAGGTGATCAGGATTAAACTGGCCGAGGAGGTATCTTTTTTAAATAAAGCGGCCATACAAATTACGCTTACCAGCCTGCCAAGCGGAACGGATGTGATTATCGACGGCTCCAACTCGCGTTACATAGATCCGGATGTGCTCGAGATCATCCACAATTACAAACACAATGCCTATACCAAGGGCATAGTGGTGCAACTACTTGAAATAAAGGACAAGTACGATGTACCTCCTTTAAAAGAATTAATGTATAACCCTAATTAG
- a CDS encoding M42 family metallopeptidase: MAKKKSDPAPHISVVNETSLAFFEKYINNPSPTGFEWKGQELWLEYLKPYIDTHYVDNYGTAVGIINPKADYKVVIEAHADEISWFVNYITSDGLIYVIRNGGSDHQIAPSKRVNIHTDNGIVKAVFGWPAIHTRTGGDKEEAPTLKNIFLDCGCTSKEEVEKLGIHVGCVITYEDEFMILNDRYYVGRALDNRAGGFMIAEVARLLKENNIKLPFGLYIVNAVQEEIGLRGAEMIAHKIKPNVAIVTDVTHDTQTPMINKITQGDLACGRGPVVSYAPAVQNNLNKLLIETAQKAEIPFQRQASSRSTGTDTDAFAYSNDGVPSVLISLPLRYMHTTVEMIHKQDVDNVIRLIYETLLNITAGQDFRYIK, translated from the coding sequence ATGGCTAAAAAGAAATCAGATCCCGCTCCGCATATTTCAGTTGTAAACGAAACTTCACTGGCTTTTTTCGAAAAATACATAAACAACCCCTCGCCTACCGGTTTTGAATGGAAAGGCCAGGAATTATGGCTGGAATACCTGAAACCATATATCGACACACATTATGTAGATAATTATGGTACCGCGGTTGGCATCATTAACCCCAAAGCCGATTATAAGGTTGTTATTGAAGCACATGCCGATGAAATTTCGTGGTTTGTAAACTACATCACCAGTGATGGATTAATATACGTTATCCGTAACGGTGGGTCTGATCACCAGATAGCGCCTTCAAAGCGGGTAAACATCCATACCGACAATGGTATTGTAAAAGCCGTATTTGGCTGGCCCGCAATCCATACCCGCACTGGCGGCGATAAGGAAGAAGCCCCGACACTTAAAAATATCTTTTTAGATTGCGGATGCACCTCAAAAGAAGAGGTTGAAAAATTGGGCATTCACGTAGGTTGCGTTATCACTTATGAAGATGAGTTTATGATCCTGAACGACCGCTACTATGTTGGCCGCGCTTTGGATAACCGCGCCGGTGGCTTCATGATTGCCGAGGTAGCCCGTTTGTTGAAAGAAAACAACATTAAATTACCCTTTGGCTTGTATATTGTAAACGCTGTTCAGGAAGAAATTGGTTTGCGCGGTGCCGAAATGATAGCCCATAAAATAAAACCAAATGTGGCAATAGTTACCGATGTAACCCATGATACCCAAACGCCCATGATTAACAAGATTACCCAGGGCGACCTGGCTTGCGGTCGCGGCCCCGTTGTATCATATGCTCCGGCAGTACAAAATAACCTGAATAAATTGCTGATAGAAACTGCCCAAAAAGCCGAAATACCTTTCCAGCGCCAGGCTTCCTCACGGTCGACAGGTACCGATACGGATGCATTTGCTTACTCTAATGATGGTGTGCCATCGGTATTAATTTCTTTGCCGTTACGTTACATGCATACCACTGTAGAGATGATTCACAAACAAGATGTAGATAATGTGATCCGTTTAATTTACGAAACATTGTTAAATATTACAGCCGGCCAGGATTTCAGGTATATCAAATAA